GCCCTCGGCTATGCCGGCTGGCGCGCCGGCCAGTTGGAGGAAGAGATCCAGGACAATGGCTGGCTGCATTGCGACGCCGATCCGGAGCTGATCTTCGGCGACAATGTCGACGCCAAATACGATCTCGCGCTGCGCAAGATCGGCATTGATCCCGGCATGCTGTCCAACGCCGCCGGGCACGCATAGGCCTTATCGTCCGGTTGGAGCTCCCGTGCTCGCTGGGATCAGAGAAGGCTCAATGGGGCGCTCTGCCTCTCCGCCGTCATTGCGAGCGCAGCGACTTGTCCGCCGAAGCTTGGAGAGCGTAGGCGGAAGCAATCCAGAATGTCCACCGCGGATGCTGTCTGGATTGCCTCTGCGCTTCGCTCCTCGCAATGACGACATGGAGAGGGATGAGGCCGCGCATCTCTGCTGAAGGCAGAACTACTCCGCCGCCTGCTGCGCGACCGTCGGTTCGGTGCCGGCCACCGTGGCGCGGCGCATGTCGCGCGGTTGCGACTGATCGTAGCGACGCACGCGATGCATGGTCTGCCTGTTGTCCCACATGATCAGGTCGTGCAGCGTCCATTTGTGGACGTAGACGAACTCGGGCCGCGTGGCATGCTCGGTGAGGTCGCGCAGCAGCAGCCGGCCTTCCGGCATGCTCATGCCGATGATGGCGCCGGCATGCGATGACAGATAGAGCGACTTGCGGCCATGGGCAGGATGAGTGCGGACCAGCCGCTGCCTGACCGGCTTGAACATCTCCTTCTCCTCGTCGGTGTAGTCGAGGAAGCCGAGCGCGCCGCGCGAATACATCAGCGAATGTTCGCAGACGAGATCCTCGATCTCGGCCTTGGTCTCCTGGTCGAGCGCGTCATAGGCGGCGCGCATGTCGGCGAATTCGGTGTTGCCGCCCTTCGGGTTCACGATCCGCGCCGAGAGGATCGAGTATTTCGCCGGGATCGGCCGGAACGAGCTGTCGGAGTGCCACAGGCAGTTGCCGAGATTGAACAGATGCGTGCGATGGTCTGATGGCAGCGGCTTGCCATCCTTGCCGAGATTGGAGACGTCGTTGAGGCCGGTGGTGAGGCGGTAATCCTCCTTCTTGGTGACGGTGCCGCCGCGCGCCTGCTCGCGGT
This region of Bradyrhizobium sp. SZCCHNS1050 genomic DNA includes:
- a CDS encoding TauD/TfdA family dioxygenase, which codes for MAIAIRQLHPHFVGEVSGVDLRKPLAGDEVAQLQAAIDHYAVLVFHDQDVTDEQQLAFALSFGDREQARGGTVTKKEDYRLTTGLNDVSNLGKDGKPLPSDHRTHLFNLGNCLWHSDSSFRPIPAKYSILSARIVNPKGGNTEFADMRAAYDALDQETKAEIEDLVCEHSLMYSRGALGFLDYTDEEKEMFKPVRQRLVRTHPAHGRKSLYLSSHAGAIIGMSMPEGRLLLRDLTEHATRPEFVYVHKWTLHDLIMWDNRQTMHRVRRYDQSQPRDMRRATVAGTEPTVAQQAAE